In a genomic window of Roseiflexus castenholzii DSM 13941:
- a CDS encoding tyrosine-type recombinase/integrase: MSEMTIAGAADAWATAQYSRRKPPAPSTIATYCNAWRSFAAWAHCEGKRVVADIAASDLGAWIDSLNGMADGTVLTYGHGALAICKFLADRGHLRCDLALLRLHLRDALPRAYAGRAPDVPDLRRLVTFYDGELPAGEPGSRAERNRLNMLRNAALLHTLFSTGARISEVLSLNVGDVRADNGRIVPRAFVIGKGQRRRAVFLRAHAQQAILRYLHARHAAFPRADALFISHGPRGAGGRLGRIAAWEIVTGAAHRVADQIECEGRIREARALRTVTPHTFRHFVATWLLNEGAQLSEVSAILGHANTRITEQYYARHTDEQLQELHDQFAPDPESE; encoded by the coding sequence ATGTCGGAAATGACCATCGCCGGCGCCGCCGACGCCTGGGCCACTGCTCAATACTCACGCCGCAAACCGCCGGCGCCCTCCACAATTGCCACGTACTGTAATGCATGGCGCTCGTTTGCAGCCTGGGCGCACTGCGAAGGGAAGCGTGTCGTTGCCGACATCGCAGCCTCCGATCTGGGTGCATGGATCGATTCGCTCAATGGCATGGCGGATGGCACGGTGCTCACGTATGGTCACGGCGCTCTGGCAATCTGCAAGTTCCTTGCCGATCGCGGTCACCTGCGCTGCGATCTGGCGCTGCTACGCCTGCACCTGCGCGATGCACTGCCGCGCGCCTATGCCGGCCGCGCGCCCGATGTCCCCGATCTGCGCAGATTGGTGACGTTCTACGACGGTGAATTGCCCGCCGGCGAACCAGGGAGCCGCGCAGAGCGCAACCGCCTGAATATGCTGCGCAACGCTGCACTGTTGCACACCCTCTTTTCCACTGGCGCGCGAATCTCCGAGGTGTTGAGCCTGAATGTCGGTGATGTGCGCGCCGATAACGGCCGTATTGTTCCTCGCGCTTTCGTGATCGGCAAGGGACAGCGCCGTCGCGCTGTTTTTCTCCGTGCGCACGCACAACAGGCAATTCTGCGCTACCTCCACGCGCGGCATGCCGCGTTTCCGCGCGCCGATGCCCTCTTCATCTCTCACGGTCCACGTGGCGCCGGCGGACGGTTGGGGCGCATCGCAGCGTGGGAGATCGTGACCGGCGCCGCTCATCGCGTGGCAGACCAGATCGAATGCGAGGGACGCATTCGAGAAGCGCGCGCGTTGCGGACCGTGACCCCCCACACCTTCCGCCACTTCGTTGCCACCTGGCTCCTCAACGAAGGCGCTCAACTCTCCGAGGTTTCGGCGATTTTGGGTCACGCCAACACCCGCATTACCGAGCAGTACTACGCGCGTCACACGGATGAACAGCTGCAAGAACTGCACGATCAATTCGCGCCCGATCCGGAATCGGAATGA
- a CDS encoding NAD-dependent epimerase/dehydratase family protein, producing MRILVLGGDGYLGWPTALHLSQRGHEVAVLDNFSRRLWDHELGAESLTPIETLQQRVAVWRQITGKIITPFIGDLCDYTFLEPVIRDFQPEAVVHFGEQRSAPYSMIDRQHAVFTHVNNVVGTLNLLYALADHAPDCHLVKLGTMGEYGTPNIDIEEGYITITHKGRTDTLPYPKQPGSWYHATKVHDSTNILFACRIWGLRATDLNQGVVYGVETPETTMDPRLATRFDYDGVFGTALNRFLVQAVVGLPLTVYGKGGQTRGFLDIRDTLACVEIAILNPAPRGELRVFNQFTEQFNVAGLAEAVREAAQEFGLDVAIHHLPNPRVEKEEHYYNAANTRLLDLGLKPHYLSETLLESVMRVVMHHRDRVRPELIMPAVNWRRTHNPVLPTEEPVIQQP from the coding sequence ATGCGCATTCTCGTCCTTGGCGGCGACGGCTACCTGGGCTGGCCGACCGCATTGCACCTCTCGCAGCGCGGCCACGAGGTGGCTGTCCTCGACAACTTCTCACGGCGACTCTGGGATCACGAACTCGGCGCTGAAAGCCTGACCCCTATTGAAACGCTGCAACAGCGCGTCGCAGTCTGGCGTCAGATCACCGGTAAGATCATTACCCCGTTCATTGGCGATCTGTGCGATTACACGTTCCTGGAACCGGTGATCCGCGATTTCCAACCGGAGGCGGTTGTCCATTTCGGTGAGCAGCGGAGCGCCCCCTACTCGATGATCGACCGCCAGCACGCTGTGTTCACCCACGTCAACAATGTCGTCGGCACGCTGAACCTGCTCTACGCGCTCGCCGACCATGCGCCGGATTGCCATCTGGTCAAACTGGGAACAATGGGAGAGTATGGCACTCCGAATATCGACATTGAAGAGGGGTACATCACCATCACACACAAGGGACGCACCGATACCCTCCCCTACCCCAAACAACCCGGCAGCTGGTACCACGCGACCAAAGTCCACGATAGCACCAACATCCTGTTTGCCTGCCGCATTTGGGGATTGCGCGCAACCGACCTGAATCAGGGGGTCGTCTACGGTGTGGAAACGCCAGAAACAACCATGGACCCGCGACTGGCAACGCGCTTCGACTACGATGGCGTTTTCGGAACGGCGCTCAATCGCTTCCTGGTGCAGGCGGTCGTCGGCCTGCCACTGACGGTCTATGGAAAAGGCGGGCAGACGCGCGGCTTCCTCGATATTCGCGACACGCTGGCGTGTGTCGAGATTGCCATCCTCAACCCGGCGCCACGCGGTGAACTGCGCGTGTTCAATCAGTTCACCGAGCAGTTCAACGTCGCCGGTCTCGCCGAAGCGGTGCGCGAAGCGGCACAGGAGTTCGGTCTCGATGTCGCCATTCACCACCTGCCCAATCCACGCGTTGAGAAAGAAGAACATTACTACAATGCCGCAAATACGCGCCTGCTTGATCTGGGGCTAAAGCCACATTACCTGAGTGAGACGCTGCTCGAATCGGTGATGCGCGTGGTGATGCATCACCGTGATCGGGTGCGGCCCGAATTGATCATGCCCGCCGTCAACTGGCGCCGCACGCACAATCCGGTTCTGCCAACCGAGGAACCGGTCATTCAGCAGCCCTAA
- the yhfZ gene encoding GntR family transcriptional regulator YhfZ: protein MTRNRQLDRLLPAHADNEPLFSKQGQIVAALARSLLERTPGERITRVHEYAARLDASVGTVQAGLQYLTSIGAVHLEARGRLGTYVVAIDYPLLWSIAMRRPLVGALPLIYSRRLSGLATAVRAQFDRLPIDLELRFIRGAGQRVRALTFQQCDWALLSRHAALQYPDIDVVVELGPETYMAQHVLILRDAATPGIQDGMRIGVDPSSADHTLIVHTTCRGREVKFIEIDYAEGLRLVMSGVIDGTIWSCEDVPSEITDLRIIPLSANDYPALVALGTAVMVVDKGNRSVAALLGAAIEMNELHLIQNEVLERRRTPSY from the coding sequence ATGACTCGTAACCGTCAGTTGGACAGGCTTCTCCCCGCGCACGCCGATAATGAACCGCTCTTCTCCAAACAGGGACAGATCGTTGCCGCTCTGGCGCGCTCGCTGCTCGAACGAACGCCAGGCGAGCGGATCACACGTGTTCATGAGTACGCTGCGCGCCTGGATGCCAGTGTCGGGACTGTGCAGGCCGGGTTGCAGTACCTGACATCCATTGGCGCCGTGCATCTCGAAGCGCGGGGACGGCTCGGCACATATGTCGTCGCTATTGATTATCCTCTTTTGTGGTCGATTGCAATGCGCCGTCCGCTGGTTGGCGCGCTTCCACTCATCTATTCGCGTCGCCTGAGCGGGCTGGCCACGGCTGTGCGCGCACAATTCGACCGCCTGCCGATTGATCTGGAACTACGCTTCATTCGCGGCGCCGGTCAGCGCGTGCGGGCGCTGACGTTCCAGCAATGCGATTGGGCGCTCCTCTCACGCCACGCCGCGTTGCAATATCCAGACATCGATGTGGTCGTGGAACTTGGTCCAGAGACGTATATGGCCCAGCATGTGCTGATCCTGCGCGATGCGGCTACACCCGGCATCCAGGACGGTATGCGGATCGGGGTGGATCCATCGTCTGCCGATCACACGCTCATTGTGCACACAACCTGCCGTGGACGTGAGGTCAAGTTTATCGAGATCGATTATGCGGAGGGACTGCGCCTGGTGATGAGCGGCGTTATCGATGGAACTATCTGGAGTTGTGAGGACGTGCCATCCGAAATCACCGATCTGCGAATCATCCCATTGAGCGCGAACGACTACCCAGCACTTGTGGCGCTTGGCACGGCGGTGATGGTCGTTGATAAGGGAAACCGGTCAGTTGCTGCGTTGCTTGGCGCGGCTATCGAGATGAATGAATTGCACCTGATCCAGAACGAGGTGCTGGAGCGACGCCGCACACCTTCCTACTGA